A window from Telopea speciosissima isolate NSW1024214 ecotype Mountain lineage chromosome 8, Tspe_v1, whole genome shotgun sequence encodes these proteins:
- the LOC122670660 gene encoding aspartyl protease family protein At5g10770-like gives MLSGSEILSRLLQITRKYGPCSLLKEGKSKIPSLSQILTNDQTRVKSINSKFSNQQSSVGDSTVQIPANSGDSYGTGNYVVRIGFGTPEQNFTLEFDTGSDLTWIQCLPCNSSNCYSQQDPYFNSSASSTYSNISCGSNACTQLQSSGYGQSSCTTNCLYQVQYGDGSTSQGDYVTDTLTLSSSDFFPNFEFGCGHNTNGLFGTTDGLLGLGRQPFSTVSQTASKYGKNFSYCLPSSSSSTGFLAFGSQAGSSSTAQYTPLLTNPNYPSFYFLNMTGISVGGQKLSIAESVFTTSGTIIDSGTVITRLAPTAYLALSTAFRLAMLNYPPAPSYALFDTCFNLSGYTTVTVPSIVLHFSGGTDLNVDQSGIIIQATSTQYCLAFAGNTLPTDLGILGNMQQHKYEVVYNVAGGKLGFGAGACS, from the coding sequence ATGCTTTCAGGTTCCGAAATCTTAAGCAGGCTATTGCAAATAACTCGCAAATATGGACCTTGCTCACTATTGAAAGAAGGGAAATCAAAAATCCCAAGTCTTAGCCAGATTCTCACCAACGACCAAACCCGAGTGAAGTCTATCAATTCCAAATTCTCCAACCAACAGTCATCGGTAGGAGATTCTACAGTACAAATTCCTGCCAACTCTGGCGATTCTTATGGGACTGGAAACTACGTTGTCAGGATTGGATTTGGAACACCTGAGCAAAATTTCACACTAGAATTCGATACAGGTAGTGATCTCACTTGGATCCAATGCCTACCATGCAACTCCAGCAATTGCTATTCACAACAAGATCCCTACTTCAATTCTTCTGCTTCCTCCACCTATTCCAACATCTCATGTGGTTCCAATGCATGCACACAACTGCAATCATCAGGCTACGGACAGTCATCTTGCACCACCAATTGCCTCTACCAGGTCCAATATGGTGATGGATCCACCTCTCAAGGGGATTATGTAACCGATACACTAACACTATCTTCCTCTGATTTCTTCCCAAATTTTGAATTCGGGTGTGGTCACAACACCAATGGCCTATTTGGTACTACAGATGGATTACTAGGTCTCGGCCGCCAACCGTTCTCTACGGTATCACAGACTGCTTCAAAATATGGAAAGAATTTTTCCTATTGTCTTCCATCTTCAAGCAGCTCTACTGGTTTTCTTGCATTCGGTAGCCAAGCGGGTTCCTCTTCTACTGCTCAATATACTCCACTGCTAACAAATCCGAATTACCCCTCGTTCTATTTCCTAAATATGACGGGTATAAGTGTTGGAGGACAGAAGCTATCAATTGCAGAATCTGTTTTTACAACTTCTGGAACCATTATAGATTCTGGAACTGTCATCACTCGGTTGGCACCAACAGCCTATTTAGCTCTAAGTACAGCATTTCGTCTAGCAATGTTAAACTATCCCCCTGCGCCATCGTATGCACTATTCGACACATGCTTTAACCTGTCTGGTTACACTACAGTAACAGTACCAAGCATAGTGTTGCATTTTAGTGGAGGTACTGACTTGAATGTTGATCAGTCTGGAATTATAATTCAAGCAACCTCAACTCAATATTGCTTGGCTTTTGCTGGAAACACCCTTCCTACCGATTTGGGGATCCTTGGAAATATGCAACAGCACAAATATGAGGTGGTTTATAATGTGGCAGGAGGAAAGTTGGGATTTGGCGCTGGTGCTTGTAGTTAA
- the LOC122672349 gene encoding uncharacterized protein LOC122672349, producing the protein MVGLFMVVGRKRGRTRGLSINARTSSNKKDLELDKHDIVVGANAAEASTYSGLLARIPTLLPLNYPDWRKVPNHHKEEAWKKIEEKFNVSKDAQRVIFMRMSHSWRDFKATLEKKTEIKYPNFYNAPRPTDPVDILSDQWAYLIGKWTSEDWQAKSIANKNRRENQQVSHTTGQKGFTQVAHEMDKFEEKLEELPPEMRETSVVQNDLFVEAFGVDPPGRVRGAGLGVKLSTLGLTQRNIEERREKQERQREFALMKEEIAYLKRVVADLSQILRGRGSLESSTHLCK; encoded by the exons ATGGTGGGGCTCTTCATG GTTGTAGGTCGTAAGAGAGGGCGCACAAGAGGCCTTTCTATCAATGCAAGGACTAGCTCTAATAAGAAAGATTTGGAATTAGATAAGCACGACATTGTAGTTGGCGCTAATGCAGCTGAGGCATCCACATACTCTGGACTACTTGCTAGGATCCCAACCCTGCTACCATTAAACTATCCTGACTGGAGAAAGGTTCCGAATCATCATAAAGAAGAAGCGTGGAAGAAAATTGAG GAAAAATTTAATGTTTCGAAAGATGCCCAACGTGTTATTTTCATGAGAATGAGCCACTCATGGCGCGATTTCAAGGCAactctggaaaaaaaaacagagataaaATATCCTAATTTTTATAATGCTCCCCGCCCTACTGATCCCGTAGACATTCTTTCTGATCAATGGGCATACCTCATAGGGAAGTGGACATCTGAGGACTGGCAg GCAAAATCTATAGCCAacaaaaataggagagaaaacCAACAAGTGTCTCATACAACTGGCCAGAAGGGTTTCACACAGGTAGCACATGAGATG GATAAGTTTgaagagaaattggaagaattgCCCCCAGAAATGAGAGAGACGAGTGTTGTCCAAAACGATCTTTTTGTGGAAGCATTTGGCGTTGATCCTCCAGGCCGAGTGCGTGGTGCAGGCCTAGGCGTAAAGTTGAGTACTCTTGGCCTTACACAAAGAAATATTGAGGAGAGACGGGAGAAacaagaaagacaaagagaatTTGCATTGATGAAGGAAGAAATTGCTTATTTGAAACGTGTTGTAGCTGATCTATCCCAAATACTTCGGGGTAGAGGTAGTTTGGAAAGTTCAACTCACTTATGTAagtaa